ACCCATGCGCCGCTTGCTGACGCTTCTGTTGCTCGCTTTTACCGTGTTTGCGGCCCACGCCGCCCCACCGCCGTCCTATTTCGACAATACCGGTCGCGATGACGTGTTGTCCGGCGGCGTCAAAATGATCACGATCGATACGCCGAAGGGAAAATTCCGCGTATGGACGAAGCGCGTGGGAAACAATCCTACGATCAAGGTGCTTCTGCTACACGGCGGCCCGGGCGCGACCCACGAGTATTTCGAGGCGTTCGACAGCTATTTCCCCGGCGCCAGCATCGAGTATTACTACTACGACCAGCTCGGCTCGGCTTTCAGCGACAAACCAACGGACGAATCGCTGTGGGAAATCCCGCGTTTTGTCGAGGAAGTGGAACAGGTGCGCCAGGCCTTGCACCTGGACAAGGACAACTTCTACCTGCTCGGCCATTCCTGGGGCGGCGTTCTCGCTATCGAATACGCGCTCAAGTACCAGCAGCATCTCAAGGGGCTGGTGATCTCGAACATGGTCGATAGCATTCCCGCGTACAACGTGTACGCCAAAACCGTATTGATGCCGGCGATGGATCAGAAGAAGCTGGCCGAGGTGCAGCGCATGGAGCGCGAGCACAAGACCAGCGATCCGGCGTACATGGCCATCCTGACACCCATGCACTACGAGCAGCATGTGTTGCGTATGCCGGCGGACCAGTGGCCGGATCCGGTCACGCGCGCCTTTGGCCATATCAACGAACAGATTTACGTGTCCATGCAGGGGCCGAGCGAACTGGGTGCCAGCGGCAAGCTGCTGCATTGGGACCGTAGCAAGGACCTGGCAAGGATCAAGGTCCCTACCCTGGTCATCGGCGCCACGTACGACACGATGGACCCGAAGTACATGGAGGCCATGTCCAAGAAACTGCCCAACGGGCATTTCCTGTTGTGCCCCAAGGGCGCACATCTGGCCATGTATGACGACCAGCAGACCTATTTCACGGGGCTGATCAAGTTCCTGAAGGAAACGGACGCGGCCAAGCCCTGAGGCACATCCCATCGCGCGCAAGCGCGCTCCTACACCAGCCGCCCCGTCGCGGCTATCCGTGACCCCTTGTAGGAGCGCGCTTGCGCGCGATCCGGCCTTCCTCGCCGCCCAGTCTTCGCTCCTGAGACGTCTTTCTGGCACCATCGTCCGGTTAACGACGCGCCGCGGCGCGCTGCCGGATCGCTAAATACATGAATTTGCAAGCCAATTACGAACAGATCCCGCTCAAGGACTACGCTGAGCGCGCATACCTCGATTACTCGATGTACGTGGTGCTGGATCGCGCCCTGCCCTTCATCGGCGATGGCCTGAAGCCGGTCCAGCGGCGCATCATCTACGCCATGAGCGAGCTCAGCCTGGGCGCCCAGGCCAAGCCGAAGAAATCCGCCCGAACCATCGGTGACGTGATCGGCAAGTTCCACCCGCACGGCGATTCCGCATGCTACGAGGCCATGGTGCTCATGGCCCAGCCGTTCTCGTACCGCTACCCGCTGGTGGATGGCCACGGCAACTTCGGCTCTTCGGACGATCCGAAGAGCTTCGCGGCCATGCGTTACACGGAATCTCGCCTCACCCCCATCGCGGAGGTGCTGCTTTCCGAGCTGGGCCACGGCACCACCGACTGGTCGGCGAACTTCGACGGCACCCTCGAGGAGCCCACGTGGCTGCCGGCGCGCGTCCCGCACGTGCTGCTCAATGGCTCCATGGGCATCGCCGTGGGCATGGCCACTGACATCCCGCCGCACAACCTGCGCGAGGTCGCCAGCGCCTGCATTCGCCTGCTCGACGATCCGGACGCGACCATCGCCGATTTGTGCGAGCACGTCCAGGGCCCGGATTACCCCACCAAGGCCGAGATCATTACGCCACGGCGCGAGCTGGTCGCGATGTACCAGTCCGGAACCGGTTCGGTGCGTGCGCGGGCCATCTACGAGCGTGATGACGGAAATATTGTCATCACCGCCCTGCCCCACCAGGTATCGCCATCGAAGATCCTGGAGCAGATCGCTGCGCAGATGCGCGCGAAGAAGCTGCCGATGATCGAGGACCTGCGCGACGAATCCGATCATGAGAATCCGATCCGCCTGGTTATCGTGCCGCGCTCGAACCGCGTGGATGTGGACGAGATGATGCAGCACCTCTTCGCCACGACGGACCTGGAGAAGAGCTTCCGCATCAACATGAACATGATCGGTCTGGATGGCCGCCCCCAGGTGAAGGATCTGAAGACGATTCTCGCTGAGTGGCTGCGCTTCCGCACCGATACGGTCACCCGGCGCCTGAACCACCGCCTGAGTCGCGTCGAGCGCCGCCTGCACCTGCTGGAAGCACTGCGTATCGCCTACCTCAACCTGGACGAAGTGATCCGCATCGTCCGCACCGAGGAAGAGCCGAAGCCGGTGCTGATCGCCCGCTTCCGTCTCGATGAGGAACAGGCCGATTACATCCTCGAAACCAAGCTGCGCCAGCTGGCCCGCCTGGAAGAGATGAAGATCAACGAGGAGCGCGACAAGCTCGAGGAAGAGCGCGCCCGGATCAATGTCCTGCTGAAGTCCCCGGCCAAATTGAAGAGCCTGATCAAGGATGAGCTTCGTGGCGATGCGGAAAAGTTTGGCGACGAGCGCCGTTCGCCGCTGATCGAGCGAAGCGTGGCCCAGGCTCTCGACGAGAGCGCCCTGGTTGCCTCCGAGCCAGTCACGGTCGTGCTGTCGCAGAAGGGCTGGGTACGTGCCGGCAAGGGCCACGATGTGGATGGCGAAGCGCTGTCCTACCGCGAAGGCGACAGCCTGGCGGCGATTGCCCGCGCCCGAACGACCCAGCAGGTGGCGTTTATCGACTCCACCGGTCGCGCTTACGCCACGCCGGCGCACACACTGCCTTCGGCACGCGGCAACGGCGAGCCGCTGACAGGTCGCTTCAGCCCACCGGCGGGCGCGCGCTTTGATGCGGTCGTCGCGGCCGACAACGATACCCGCATCGTACTTGCGACCGATTTCGGCTATGGCTTCGTGACACGCTTCGAGGCCCTCACGGGCCGCCAGAAGGCCGGCAAGCAGATCATCTCGCTGAGCGATGGCGCCCGCGTGCTTGCACCTGCCATCACCCCGGATCCGTCGCGCGACCGCATCGTGGTCGTCACCAGCGAGGGCCACCTGCTGATGTTCTCGGTCGCCGAGTTGCCGGAGCTCGACAAGGGCAAGGGCAACAAGCTGATCGAGATCCCGAAGGCGAAGCTCGCTTCGGGCGAGGAACGCGTCGTCGGCGTGGCGGTGGTCACCGAGGGCAAGGGCGAGGTCACCATGTACGCCGGCGCCCGCAAGCTCACACTGAAATGGGCGGACCTGGTTGAGTACGGCGGCAACCGCGCCACCCGCGGTGGCGTGCTGCCGCGCGGCCTGCGCCGCGTGGAGCGGATCGAAACCAGCGGCTAAGGCCCTGTTTTTGCAGGAGCGCGCTTGCGTGCGATGTCGGGATACAGCAAGCCCCATCGCGTGTGAGCGCGCTCCTGCAGGGTCCGCTAGAGCCGGCTATAGCTCCACGACACCATCCGCCCATCCTTGTACGGCATGACGCCGTGGAAAGGTCTCGGATCGGCGTCGAACACGAGCGGCAGGAAGTGGCGATCGCCCTCCCACATGGGCAGGGCTTCCAGTTCGTCGGCCTTTACCCATTCCAGCGTGCCCTCTGGATTTGAGGACATGGCTTCGCCTTCAAACGCGGTGATGACGAAGATAAAGCCCAGCCAGTCCTCGCCGTTCTTGCCAAATCCAGGCCAGTTCAGGGTTCCGCGCAGGCTCATTTCGGTGCATTCGATGCCTGCCTCTTCGCGGATCTCGCGGCGCATGCACGCGGCAATATCCTCGCCCGGCTCCATCTTCCCGCCCAGGCCGTTGTACTTGCCCAGGTGCTGGTCATCCTTGCGGGCATTGCGATGGATCATGAGTACGCGCTGGCCGTCTGGCGACAGCACGTAGCCGAGCGTGGCGACGATGGGCGTATAGGGCATGGTGTCGGAGGGTGCAGGCGGTAAACCCTGAAGTTTACGCCCTATACACTCACAGCGTCCGCGCCACCCCATCGCCACGCACAGACCCTTGCACATGCCCCATCGGCCCGGCGAACATCAGGGAATGCCCCACCGCCGTTTTCGCAACATGGCCACTCTCCTCCTCCGCAGTCTCGCCCTCGCCAGCCTCACGGCCTTCGCCTTCGGCTGTGCCGCGCCTGCCGATGCAGTGGATGGTCGTGACCTCGTTTTCGATAGCCAGTCGTACTACGTGGCGAAAGTCGACACCCGGCGGGAAGATATCGAGTTGTTCTGGCGCAATCCCGATAGTGGCCAGCCGTTCGCCAGCATTGAAGCGCTGAAGACCTGGACAGCGGGTAAGGGCCGGCCCCTCTCGTTCGCCACCAATGCCGGCATCTATGACCGCGACTTCCGACCGCTGGGCCTGTACGTCGAGAACGGCAAGGCCGTCGTCCCCTTGAATCTTGCCCATGGCAACCCACGCTCGGGAAATTTCTCACTGCTGCCCAATGGGGTATTTGCCATCTACGACGACGGCACCGCCCAGGTCAGCACCACGGAAGCCTTCCGCAGCGCAGGGCGCAAACCTCGCTGGGCCACCCAGTCCGGACCGATGCTCGTTATCAACGGCGAGGTGAACACGCAGTTCGATAATGGATCGGACAGCATGAAGTGGCGCAGCGGTGTATGCGCCACCTCAGCGCACGATGTGGTGTTCGTCGTGAGCCGCGCACCGGTCAACTTCCACTCGTTTGCCCGGCTGTTCCGCGATGAACTCGGCTGCCGTGATGCCCTGTTCCTGGATGGCACCATTTCACAGGCATGGACCCCCGCCGATGGCTACGCTGGGGCCCCCGCGTTCATGACCAAGCCATACGCGGGCATGGTCGCCGTCTTCCCCAAGGCGAGATGACGCCGTGTGCCCTCAGGCCCCACACCGCGCTTTCCCGCCGACTAATATGTAGGAAACCGCAGCATCACGGCGTCAAACCACGCGACCCGGGATTTCACCGGCAACGGCGAGTTGGGACGCGTACGGAAATCCGCACAGACGTTGCTCGCGTCGCAGGTATTCCAGCCGGCCTCGTAGATGGTGTAGTAGGGAATGACGCGCCCCGCGTTGCCGCGCAACGGAAGCTCCCACAGGATTTCGTAGCGCGGGTTCAGGGTTGACGCCAGCGGCGTGGCGCGCATGAGGTTTCCACGGTGGTTGCGTGCCGCGATCCACTGCCTGAGGGCAGAAAGATCGGGAATCCAGTGCGTGCTGCGGTGGAAGGCGGTATCGGCATTGCTGAAGATGTGGACCAGCGATAATGCCGTCTGCGCAGTGTCCGTGGTGCCGTGCATCACATCCAGGCCGAAGGTGATCTTGGGGGCAGCGCCATCGCTCCCGCCGGCGGCCACGCGGACGTTTCCAACGACGTCGAACTTGACCGATTTCGAGGCCGTGACCGACTGATCCTGTGAATCCTGGGGATAGAGACGACGAAGGCGCGGGCGCACCGGGCAGTCGAAGCGCAAGTGGGCATCAAGGCCATCACACTCGAACACCAGGGTGTTGGCGACGCCTGGATAGGTCGAGTTGAGCGGCCAGGCCGAGATGGTCTGATGATGTGCCAAACCGCCCCAACCCGAATGAATAGCCAGGTCCAGCAGGTTGTGAATGGTGCCGTCGCGGTCCACGACACCTTCATAACCGGACCGCCGTGTGAAGCCAAACCCCGCACCATCACCGACGGTCTTCACCCACATGGCGTAACCCACCCGCGAGCGTTCGACCCTGTCTTCGCCGCGAATGAATGCCCACTCCGTGGTCAGCGTGAGCAGCGCGTCCTTTGTATCACTGAACGGTTCGATCACGACGTTGCGAGGCGCAGCCGCGTAATGGGAAAAGATTCCGTACTGGCACCAGCGGCGGATTTCGGAACGAAATGCCCTCCGCTCGGCGTGACTCGGCGTGGCGTCCCCGAATAACGCATGGTGCATTTCACGGCTGAACGAGCGACAGATCGTCCCAGGTGTGCTGGCGACGAATTCAAGCGCCACGGTGCGTGATCCGTTACGAGCTACCGCCACGCGATCGCCGCGACCCGGTGCCGTGGGCTCATCGCCGTTGGCACGCTGCCACACTGCGAACGCGTTGACGCGATCTTCGTCATTCGCGG
Above is a genomic segment from Luteibacter aegosomatissinici containing:
- a CDS encoding proline iminopeptidase-family hydrolase; this translates as MRRLLTLLLLAFTVFAAHAAPPPSYFDNTGRDDVLSGGVKMITIDTPKGKFRVWTKRVGNNPTIKVLLLHGGPGATHEYFEAFDSYFPGASIEYYYYDQLGSAFSDKPTDESLWEIPRFVEEVEQVRQALHLDKDNFYLLGHSWGGVLAIEYALKYQQHLKGLVISNMVDSIPAYNVYAKTVLMPAMDQKKLAEVQRMEREHKTSDPAYMAILTPMHYEQHVLRMPADQWPDPVTRAFGHINEQIYVSMQGPSELGASGKLLHWDRSKDLARIKVPTLVIGATYDTMDPKYMEAMSKKLPNGHFLLCPKGAHLAMYDDQQTYFTGLIKFLKETDAAKP
- the parC gene encoding DNA topoisomerase IV subunit A, encoding MNLQANYEQIPLKDYAERAYLDYSMYVVLDRALPFIGDGLKPVQRRIIYAMSELSLGAQAKPKKSARTIGDVIGKFHPHGDSACYEAMVLMAQPFSYRYPLVDGHGNFGSSDDPKSFAAMRYTESRLTPIAEVLLSELGHGTTDWSANFDGTLEEPTWLPARVPHVLLNGSMGIAVGMATDIPPHNLREVASACIRLLDDPDATIADLCEHVQGPDYPTKAEIITPRRELVAMYQSGTGSVRARAIYERDDGNIVITALPHQVSPSKILEQIAAQMRAKKLPMIEDLRDESDHENPIRLVIVPRSNRVDVDEMMQHLFATTDLEKSFRINMNMIGLDGRPQVKDLKTILAEWLRFRTDTVTRRLNHRLSRVERRLHLLEALRIAYLNLDEVIRIVRTEEEPKPVLIARFRLDEEQADYILETKLRQLARLEEMKINEERDKLEEERARINVLLKSPAKLKSLIKDELRGDAEKFGDERRSPLIERSVAQALDESALVASEPVTVVLSQKGWVRAGKGHDVDGEALSYREGDSLAAIARARTTQQVAFIDSTGRAYATPAHTLPSARGNGEPLTGRFSPPAGARFDAVVAADNDTRIVLATDFGYGFVTRFEALTGRQKAGKQIISLSDGARVLAPAITPDPSRDRIVVVTSEGHLLMFSVAELPELDKGKGNKLIEIPKAKLASGEERVVGVAVVTEGKGEVTMYAGARKLTLKWADLVEYGGNRATRGGVLPRGLRRVERIETSG
- a CDS encoding NUDIX hydrolase, which encodes MPYTPIVATLGYVLSPDGQRVLMIHRNARKDDQHLGKYNGLGGKMEPGEDIAACMRREIREEAGIECTEMSLRGTLNWPGFGKNGEDWLGFIFVITAFEGEAMSSNPEGTLEWVKADELEALPMWEGDRHFLPLVFDADPRPFHGVMPYKDGRMVSWSYSRL
- a CDS encoding phosphodiester glycosidase family protein, with the translated sequence MATLLLRSLALASLTAFAFGCAAPADAVDGRDLVFDSQSYYVAKVDTRREDIELFWRNPDSGQPFASIEALKTWTAGKGRPLSFATNAGIYDRDFRPLGLYVENGKAVVPLNLAHGNPRSGNFSLLPNGVFAIYDDGTAQVSTTEAFRSAGRKPRWATQSGPMLVINGEVNTQFDNGSDSMKWRSGVCATSAHDVVFVVSRAPVNFHSFARLFRDELGCRDALFLDGTISQAWTPADGYAGAPAFMTKPYAGMVAVFPKAR